In Endozoicomonas sp. GU-1, one DNA window encodes the following:
- a CDS encoding RAP domain-containing protein: MDRSSAGISGQYAGSGNDDNQPDDQASSSRHGRYGYATVRQWDTPSRTAPARHEFYHSSSTRSSQHLQYRSVNPAQDFNTLTKQEIMDDLVSQSYRFGQRYDGRHHGRYASSIKKYTSASKRPLNRAEQIQLIRLMQNFSVTRSWNWRSLTTTLHSFTSAGVFTPHNPIDERVKGTQAALLSTLLDAIIFKCNQKPPARDIDAQGVANLLWAMAKLVDSGQERTPGLNKAVAALLPHMNAQKDQFIPQHIANLVWAMAKLVNNGLERTPEFNEAMASLLSNLNAQKAHFKPQEITNLLWAMAKLVDNGQERTPELKETVAALLPHVNIQKAHFKPQEIANLLWAMAKLVDNWRKQTPGLKGTVAVLLPLVNAQKNQFNAQDITNLLWAMAKLVDNGLEQTSDLNEAVAALLLLVNAQKANFKPQEIANLLWATAKLVEKGQEWTPQLKEAVAVLLPQVNPEKANFKPQEIANLLWAMAKLVDSGLETTSELKEAVAALLPHVNAQKNQFIPQHIANLLWAMAKLLDSGEERTTEFNEAVAALLPHVNAQKANFTPQGIANLLWAMAKLVDSGQEQTPELKETVAALLPHVNAQKANFKPQEIANLLWATAKLGEFVELNVVTSMFESLVYRISVNPQFSQQDLLMSLWGVMVCCARLSLDSNNNNWLEKHMDDLFTRMENTFPDNEEEQSVITMAASWLGRACPVVPHYPTTRSKPQSEVRHLLLSCFPSLQIEEEQSLNSLPPVDLLLPDHNLVIEVQGPSHYVGGDFNTRKGSTLLKIALLQKAGFEVIEIPVNRLGNQDLMKPYIDQIKTRTGIPPQGHGSVSLKRRWADAPYVTADKGRQLTDHGDLTAEKQLQEPTGKPAKRKRKNNQ; the protein is encoded by the coding sequence ATGGATAGAAGTTCTGCTGGTATCAGTGGTCAATACGCAGGATCAGGCAATGATGACAACCAACCGGATGACCAGGCGTCTTCTTCACGGCATGGACGATATGGATATGCCACAGTCAGACAATGGGATACCCCCTCCCGCACTGCCCCGGCGCGTCATGAATTTTACCATTCTTCTTCCACACGCTCTTCTCAGCATCTACAGTACCGTTCAGTCAACCCTGCTCAAGATTTCAATACCCTCACCAAACAGGAAATAATGGATGATCTGGTGAGTCAATCTTATCGTTTCGGTCAGCGCTATGATGGGAGGCATCACGGTCGATATGCCAGTTCAATTAAAAAATACACGTCAGCGTCTAAAAGACCATTAAATCGAGCCGAACAAATCCAGCTGATACGTTTAATGCAAAATTTTTCCGTAACTCGGAGCTGGAATTGGCGAAGCCTGACGACAACACTCCACTCATTTACTTCAGCGGGTGTTTTTACCCCCCATAACCCCATAGATGAGCGTGTTAAGGGCACTCAAGCAGCCTTACTGTCAACGCTACTTGATGCAATCATATTCAAGTGCAACCAAAAACCTCCAGCCAGGGATATTGATGCCCAGGGTGTCGCCAACCTGCTGTGGGCCATGGCAAAACTGGTAGACAGCGGGCAGGAGCGAACACCAGGGCTCAACAAGGCTGTGGCCGCACTGTTGCCCCACATGAACGCACAAAAAGACCAATTTATTCCTCAGCATATTGCCAACCTGGTGTGGGCCATGGCGAAACTGGTGAACAACGGGCTGGAGCGAACACCAGAGTTTAACGAGGCCATGGCCAGCCTATTGTCCAACTTGAACGCACAGAAAGCTCACTTTAAACCTCAGGAAATCACCAACCTGCTGTGGGCCATGGCGAAACTGGTAGACAACGGGCAGGAACGGACCCCAGAACTCAAAGAGACCGTGGCCGCGCTGTTGCCTCACGTAAACATACAAAAAGCTCACTTTAAACCACAGGAAATCGCCAACCTGCTGTGGGCCATGGCAAAACTGGTGGACAATTGGCGTAAGCAGACACCAGGGCTCAAAGGGACTGTGGCCGTGCTGCTGCCCCTCGTGAACGCACAGAAAAACCAATTTAATGCCCAGGACATTACCAACCTGCTATGGGCCATGGCAAAACTGGTGGACAACGGGCTGGAGCAAACATCAGATCTCAACGAGGCCGTGGCCGCGCTGTTGCTCCTCGTGAACGCGCAGAAAGCTAACTTTAAACCACAGGAAATCGCCAACTTGCTCTGGGCCACAGCGAAACTGGTGGAAAAAGGGCAGGAGTGGACACCGCAGCTCAAAGAGGCCGTGGCCGTGCTGTTGCCACAAGTGAACCCGGAGAAAGCTAACTTTAAGCCACAGGAAATCGCCAACCTGCTGTGGGCCATGGCGAAACTGGTGGACAGCGGGCTGGAGACAACATCAGAGCTCAAAGAGGCTGTGGCCGCGCTGTTGCCCCACGTGAATGCACAGAAAAACCAATTTATTCCCCAGCATATCGCCAACCTGCTGTGGGCCATGGCGAAACTGCTGGACAGTGGCGAGGAGCGGACAACAGAGTTTAATGAGGCCGTGGCCGCGCTGTTACCCCACGTGAACGCACAGAAAGCTAATTTTACACCACAGGGTATCGCCAACCTGCTCTGGGCCATGGCAAAACTGGTGGACAGCGGGCAGGAGCAGACACCAGAACTCAAAGAGACCGTCGCCGCGCTGTTACCCCACGTGAACGCACAGAAAGCTAACTTTAAACCACAGGAAATCGCCAATCTACTCTGGGCCACGGCGAAACTGGGTGAGTTCGTTGAGCTGAACGTGGTGACCTCTATGTTCGAATCGCTTGTTTACCGAATCAGTGTAAACCCTCAGTTCTCACAGCAAGACCTATTGATGTCTCTCTGGGGAGTAATGGTTTGCTGTGCCAGATTATCTCTGGACTCCAATAACAATAACTGGCTTGAAAAGCACATGGATGACCTGTTTACTCGCATGGAAAATACATTCCCAGACAATGAAGAGGAACAATCCGTTATTACCATGGCCGCCAGTTGGCTTGGGAGAGCGTGCCCGGTCGTCCCCCATTACCCGACTACCAGGTCAAAACCTCAATCCGAGGTCCGCCATTTACTCCTATCATGCTTTCCCTCTTTGCAGATTGAAGAAGAACAGAGTCTGAACTCACTGCCTCCTGTTGACCTGTTACTGCCAGATCACAACCTGGTGATTGAAGTTCAGGGGCCCTCTCATTACGTGGGTGGTGATTTCAACACCAGAAAGGGTTCGACTCTGCTGAAAATCGCACTGTTGCAAAAAGCAGGTTTTGAGGTCATTGAAATTCCGGTTAACAGGCTTGGCAATCAGGATTTAATGAAACCATACATTGATCAGATAAAAACCAGGACAGGAATCCCGCCACAGGGGCATGGCTCTGTATCACTTAAAAGAAGGTGGGCAGATGCGCCATACGTTACTGCTGATAAAGGCAGGCAACTCACAGATCACGGTGACTTAACCGCCGAAAAGCAGTTACAAGAACCAACCGGCAAACCAGCCAAGAGAAAGAGAAAAAACAACCAGTAA